A window of the Microbacterium sp. LWH13-1.2 genome harbors these coding sequences:
- a CDS encoding helix-turn-helix domain-containing protein produces MTAEARLAQHLLWDATQARILDAADELISRRGVHGVTIAELARRAGHSRPTIYRSWNDADDVVRSSLLRRVARIVSQFPTEPLTRHDLVDDVLRFSASFRSDEVYGRLLADEPEVFTRYTLQRVGSSQRLILQWLAAAIRTAQQGGSVRAGEPSEIAVMLLLIAQSAVLSHGTVSELISERSWERELRAALDGLLRP; encoded by the coding sequence GTGACTGCAGAAGCGCGGCTCGCACAGCATCTGCTCTGGGACGCCACCCAGGCGCGCATCCTCGACGCGGCCGACGAGCTGATCAGCCGCAGGGGGGTGCACGGAGTCACCATCGCAGAACTCGCGCGTCGCGCAGGTCACAGCCGTCCGACGATCTACCGCAGCTGGAACGACGCCGACGACGTCGTGCGCTCATCCCTGCTCCGCCGGGTCGCCCGCATCGTCTCGCAGTTCCCGACAGAGCCCCTCACCCGCCACGACCTCGTCGACGACGTGCTCCGTTTCTCGGCGTCCTTCCGCTCCGACGAGGTCTATGGGCGCCTGCTCGCGGACGAGCCCGAGGTCTTCACGCGCTACACGCTGCAGCGCGTCGGATCGAGCCAGCGGTTGATCCTGCAATGGCTCGCCGCAGCTATCCGGACCGCGCAGCAAGGGGGGAGCGTCAGAGCGGGAGAACCGAGCGAGATCGCGGTGATGCTGCTGCTCATCGCGCAATCGGCGGTGCTCTCGCACGGCACCGTCTCGGAGCTCATCTCCGAGCGTTCGTGGGAACGCGAGCTGCGTGCCGCGCTCGACGGGCTGCTCCGGCCGTGA
- a CDS encoding glycerol-3-phosphate dehydrogenase/oxidase, with protein sequence MTAHSPDLNVARRASDLARAADETVDVLVIGGGITGTGVALDAASRGLTVTLLEADDLAFGTSRFSSKLVHGGLRYLATGDVATAKESALERHLLMTVIAPHLIRPLGQLMPFAVGVTAAQRAAGVAGMAMGDLLRMRAHTPRTVLPGPRLVSARAAHDLVPALDRRGLRGGMLSYDGQLVDDARLVVTVARTAAALGARILTRVRARRLRSDGAIAEDALTGEALDIRARSVINATGVWAGTLDESITMRPSRGTHIVLDAADLGHPSAALTIPHEGSISRYVFALPQQSGRVIVGLTDEDAPGAVPRIATPTEGEIRFLLTTLNRVLAEPIGRERVRGAFAGLRPLVDTGANSTADISRRHLVAASDAGFVNVLGGKLTTYRRMAEDAVDLAARVSGLNAAPSRTASLRLTDTAPSWSHTGSDTDGAVPRVQVEFAVRAEGAMTVDDILDRRTRVGLVEADRERVRVTTEALLAEVLADLG encoded by the coding sequence GTGACCGCTCACTCCCCCGACCTCAACGTCGCGCGTCGGGCCTCAGACCTCGCTCGGGCCGCCGACGAGACCGTCGACGTGCTCGTGATCGGCGGCGGGATCACCGGCACGGGAGTCGCTCTCGACGCCGCCTCTCGAGGGCTGACCGTCACGCTGCTCGAAGCGGATGACCTCGCATTCGGCACGAGCCGGTTCAGCTCGAAGCTCGTGCACGGCGGCCTTCGCTATCTCGCCACCGGTGACGTCGCGACCGCGAAGGAGAGCGCCCTCGAGCGGCACCTGCTGATGACGGTCATCGCACCGCATCTCATCCGGCCATTGGGCCAGCTGATGCCCTTCGCCGTCGGCGTGACCGCCGCACAGCGCGCCGCCGGCGTCGCAGGCATGGCCATGGGCGATCTGCTGCGGATGCGGGCTCACACGCCACGAACAGTGCTGCCCGGGCCGCGATTGGTTTCGGCGCGCGCCGCCCATGATCTGGTTCCCGCGCTCGACCGCCGAGGACTTCGGGGCGGCATGCTCTCGTACGACGGACAGCTCGTCGACGACGCGCGATTGGTCGTGACGGTCGCCCGCACGGCCGCGGCTCTCGGCGCACGCATCCTCACGCGGGTCCGCGCGCGCCGGCTCCGCAGCGATGGGGCGATCGCCGAAGACGCGCTGACCGGCGAGGCCCTGGACATCCGGGCCCGCTCGGTGATCAACGCAACCGGGGTATGGGCCGGGACCCTCGACGAGTCGATCACCATGCGCCCCAGCCGCGGAACCCACATCGTCTTGGACGCCGCCGACCTCGGACACCCGTCGGCGGCCCTGACCATCCCGCACGAAGGGTCTATCAGCCGTTACGTGTTCGCTCTGCCGCAGCAGAGCGGACGGGTGATCGTCGGTCTGACGGACGAGGATGCTCCGGGCGCTGTGCCGCGGATCGCCACGCCGACAGAGGGCGAGATCCGCTTCCTTCTCACGACCCTGAACCGGGTGCTGGCCGAGCCGATCGGCCGGGAACGCGTGCGCGGGGCGTTCGCGGGCCTCCGCCCACTGGTCGACACGGGCGCGAATTCGACCGCGGACATCTCTCGCCGTCATCTGGTCGCCGCCTCCGACGCGGGGTTCGTCAACGTCCTCGGCGGCAAGCTGACGACGTACCGGCGGATGGCGGAGGACGCCGTCGACCTCGCGGCACGCGTGAGCGGTCTGAACGCCGCGCCGAGTCGGACGGCGTCCCTCCGGCTCACCGACACCGCGCCGAGCTGGTCTCACACCGGTTCAGACACCGACGGCGCGGTGCCCCGCGTGCAGGTCGAGTTCGCGGTGCGCGCCGAGGGCGCGATGACCGTCGACGACATCCTCGACCGGCGCACCAGGGTCGGCCTCGTCGAGGCCGACCGCGAGCGCGTGAGAGTCACGACCGAAGCACTGCTCGCCGAGGTGCTCGCGGACCTCGGCTGA
- a CDS encoding SPFH domain-containing protein has translation MDMLLSMLGGKGMSGLFKTGTAILTILLVVPALLKIFVVTVDEGWAAIRTRNGKPIIRNRPQRRPTSRGGAVGEVVVLDPGSHGAFPLFYWYKLIDVRCRATDLPAREMTGASGHQHRVHASFEWRPLATGRDLRVFELDVVNVNERASNIVGAALRDVIRSLDGAELPHNDEINTRVIAASADEVRRACGVELVRVMVTGDALTDGYLLSTALRDTGRGAEAVAALHALN, from the coding sequence ATGGACATGCTCCTCTCGATGCTCGGTGGTAAGGGAATGTCGGGTCTGTTCAAGACCGGCACGGCGATCCTCACGATCCTGCTGGTCGTGCCGGCCCTGTTGAAGATCTTCGTCGTCACGGTGGATGAGGGGTGGGCGGCGATCCGCACGCGGAACGGCAAGCCGATCATCCGCAACCGGCCGCAGCGGCGGCCCACCTCACGCGGGGGCGCGGTCGGCGAAGTCGTCGTGCTCGACCCCGGTTCACACGGCGCCTTCCCGCTGTTCTACTGGTACAAGCTCATCGACGTCCGCTGTCGCGCGACCGACCTGCCCGCCCGCGAGATGACCGGTGCCAGCGGGCATCAGCACCGGGTGCACGCGTCCTTCGAATGGCGACCATTGGCCACCGGCAGAGATCTGCGAGTATTCGAGCTCGACGTGGTGAACGTGAACGAACGCGCGTCGAACATCGTCGGCGCGGCGCTGCGAGACGTCATCCGGAGCCTCGACGGAGCCGAGCTGCCGCACAATGACGAGATCAACACCCGCGTCATCGCCGCCAGCGCTGACGAGGTCCGACGTGCCTGCGGCGTCGAGCTCGTTCGAGTCATGGTCACAGGCGACGCCCTGACCGACGGCTATCTGCTCTCCACCGCGCTCCGCGACACGGGCCGCGGTGCCGAAGCCGTCGCGGCGCTGCACGCCCTCAACTGA
- the dxs gene encoding 1-deoxy-D-xylulose-5-phosphate synthase, with the protein MPILPSISGPRDLDSLSEDQLIELAGEIREFLVENVSRTGGHLGPNLGVVELTIALHRVFSSPDDPFIFDTGHQSYVHKLLTGRQDFSSLRVRGGLAGYPQRSESPHDVVESSHASSSLSWADGVSRALTATGRADRHVVAVVGDGALTGGMTWEALNNISDDNDRNLVIVVNDNGRSYAPTIGGMSRYLNRVRTAAAYKELHHKSDRLFRAFGPVGRAVFRGVRGGTHGFLSRFTNNEALYSNLDIKYLGPVDGHDLPALMETLELAKSFGAPVIVHTITEKGRGYQPARDDEADQFHAVGRIDPTTGETLSSGGTGWTDVFSDALVSVGERRSDVIAMTAAMLRPTGLAPFAERFPDRVYDVGIAEQHAVASAAGLAFGGLHPVVALYATFMGRAFDQVLMDVALHRAGVTFVLDRAGVTGPDGPSHHGMWDLAMLQIVPHIRIAAPRDGVRLQEALDEAVLVEDAPTVIRFPKGDVAPELPALERLHDGVDVLARGESEDVLLVAIGPFAALAMDVAERLRAQGIGATVIDPRWAIPVQPSIVSMAARHRLVITLEDGIRVGGIGTRVRQVLREAGIDTAVDELGLPDEFIDHASRDQILADAGLTASKIAQDVVAQVLGTRIPVARQSGETGTVDLPLHERS; encoded by the coding sequence ATGCCGATTCTTCCGAGCATCTCAGGACCCCGTGACCTCGACTCGCTGTCTGAGGATCAGCTCATCGAGCTCGCGGGGGAGATCCGTGAATTCCTCGTCGAGAACGTGTCGCGCACCGGCGGGCATCTGGGACCGAATCTCGGAGTGGTCGAGCTGACGATCGCCCTGCATCGCGTCTTTTCCTCTCCCGACGACCCGTTCATCTTCGACACGGGCCACCAGTCGTACGTGCACAAGCTGCTCACCGGACGTCAGGACTTCTCATCGCTCCGTGTGCGCGGAGGGCTCGCCGGTTACCCGCAGCGCTCCGAGAGCCCGCACGACGTCGTCGAGTCGTCGCACGCGTCCAGCTCGCTGAGCTGGGCCGACGGCGTCTCGCGCGCACTGACCGCGACCGGGCGTGCAGACCGCCACGTGGTCGCGGTCGTCGGGGACGGCGCGCTGACCGGCGGCATGACGTGGGAGGCGCTCAACAACATCTCCGACGACAACGACCGCAACCTGGTCATCGTGGTGAACGACAACGGGCGTTCGTACGCGCCGACCATCGGCGGGATGTCCCGTTACCTCAACCGAGTGCGCACGGCCGCGGCGTACAAGGAGCTGCACCACAAATCGGACCGCCTCTTCCGCGCCTTCGGGCCCGTCGGCCGTGCCGTGTTCCGCGGTGTGCGGGGCGGGACCCACGGGTTCCTCTCGAGGTTCACGAACAACGAGGCGCTGTATTCCAATCTCGACATCAAGTACCTCGGCCCGGTCGACGGACATGATCTTCCCGCGCTCATGGAGACCCTCGAGCTCGCGAAGTCGTTCGGCGCGCCCGTCATCGTGCACACCATCACGGAGAAGGGGCGCGGCTACCAGCCCGCTCGAGATGACGAGGCCGACCAGTTCCATGCTGTCGGGCGCATAGACCCGACGACCGGTGAGACGCTCTCGTCGGGAGGGACCGGCTGGACCGATGTCTTCTCCGACGCTCTCGTGTCCGTGGGCGAGCGCCGCTCGGACGTGATCGCGATGACTGCGGCGATGCTGCGCCCGACGGGTCTCGCCCCGTTCGCCGAGCGATTCCCCGACCGCGTCTACGACGTGGGAATCGCCGAGCAGCATGCGGTGGCATCGGCCGCCGGTCTCGCCTTCGGAGGCCTGCACCCGGTCGTGGCGCTGTACGCGACCTTCATGGGACGCGCGTTCGATCAGGTGCTCATGGACGTGGCACTCCACCGTGCGGGCGTCACGTTCGTTCTCGACCGCGCGGGTGTCACCGGTCCCGACGGTCCGAGTCATCACGGCATGTGGGACCTGGCGATGCTGCAGATCGTCCCGCACATCCGCATCGCCGCCCCGCGCGACGGGGTGCGCCTGCAGGAAGCGCTCGACGAAGCCGTACTCGTCGAAGACGCCCCGACCGTGATCCGCTTCCCCAAGGGTGACGTCGCGCCTGAGCTTCCCGCCCTCGAGCGCCTGCACGACGGTGTCGACGTGCTCGCCCGTGGCGAGTCCGAGGATGTGCTGCTCGTCGCGATCGGGCCGTTCGCGGCGCTGGCGATGGATGTCGCCGAGCGACTGCGCGCTCAGGGGATCGGCGCGACGGTCATCGACCCCCGCTGGGCGATCCCTGTTCAGCCCTCGATCGTCAGCATGGCCGCGCGTCATCGCCTGGTCATCACGCTCGAAGACGGAATCCGCGTCGGAGGCATCGGCACGCGCGTGCGTCAGGTGCTCCGCGAGGCGGGCATCGACACGGCGGTCGACGAGCTGGGCCTGCCGGACGAGTTCATCGATCACGCCTCGCGCGATCAGATCCTCGCGGATGCAGGCCTCACCGCGTCGAAGATCGCGCAGGACGTCGTCGCGCAGGTTCTCGGGACTCGTATTCCGGTCGCTCGCCAGTCGGGGGAGACCGGCACTGTCGATCTTCCGCTGCACGAGCGGAGCTGA
- a CDS encoding aconitate hydratase encodes MSTVNSFGAKSTLTVGSTDYEIFRIDTVPGFDKLPFSLKVLLENLLRTEDGANVTKAQIEALGSWDAAAEPSTEIQFTPARVVMQDFTGVPCIVDLATMREAVTALGGDANKINPLSPAEMVIDHSVIADLFGSENALERNVEIEYERNGERYQFLRWGQTAFSDFKVVPPGTGIVHQVNIEHLAKVIYDRDVNGVLRAYPDTCVGTDSHTTMVNGLGVLGWGVGGIEAEAAMLGQPVSMLIPRVVGFKLSGEIPAGVTATDVVLTITDLLRKHGVVGKFVEFYGEGVASVPLANRATIGNMSPEFGSTAAIFPIDDVTLDYLRLTGRSDEAVALVEAYAKEQKLWHDASHEPTFSEYLELDLGTVVPSIAGPKRPQDRILLSEAKTQFEHDILSYASASTSDSVVDLESKHSFPASDPGSVPGEEEPTTTRPVHINSGAPANASKPVPVTTPSGEKYILDNGAVTLAAITSCTNTSNPSVMIAAGLVARKALEKGLKQKPWVKTTLGPGSKVVTDYYEKSGLDKDLEGLGFYTVGYGCTICIGNSGPLIEEVSAAINDHDLAVTAVLSGNRNFEGRISPDVKMNYLASPPLVIAYALAGSMHFDFENDALGKGTDGEDVFLKDIWPTPAEVQELVDSSISREQFIKQYATVFDGDERWRSLPTPDDDIFQWDENSTYVRKAPYFDGMTMELTPVRDIEGARVMATLGDSVTTDHISPAGNIKAGTPAAQYLTEHGVDRKDFNSFGSRRGNHEVMIRGTFANIRLKNMMVSAVNDGQVVEGGYTRDFTQAGGPQSYIYDASMNYQEQGTPLVIFGGKEYGSGSSRDWAAKGTSLLGVKAVITESFERIHRSNLIGMGVVPLQFPAGESWESLGLDGTEVVSITGLEELNNGTTPKTVRVTAAPTDDSPEGKQVVEFDAVVRIDTPGEADYYRNGGILQYVLRSLV; translated from the coding sequence GTGTCCACGGTGAACAGCTTCGGTGCCAAGAGCACCCTGACGGTCGGCAGCACCGACTACGAGATCTTCCGCATCGACACGGTGCCCGGTTTCGACAAGCTCCCCTTCAGCCTCAAGGTTCTCCTTGAGAACCTGCTTCGCACCGAGGACGGCGCGAACGTGACGAAGGCGCAGATCGAAGCCCTGGGTTCATGGGATGCCGCGGCAGAGCCGAGCACCGAGATCCAGTTCACGCCCGCCCGCGTGGTCATGCAGGACTTCACCGGTGTTCCCTGCATCGTCGACCTCGCGACCATGCGCGAGGCCGTGACCGCCCTCGGCGGCGACGCGAACAAGATCAACCCGCTCTCGCCCGCCGAGATGGTCATCGACCACTCGGTGATCGCCGATCTCTTCGGTTCCGAGAACGCGCTCGAGCGCAACGTCGAGATCGAGTACGAGCGCAACGGCGAGCGCTACCAGTTCCTCCGCTGGGGTCAGACCGCCTTCAGCGACTTCAAGGTCGTCCCGCCCGGAACCGGCATCGTGCACCAGGTGAACATCGAGCACCTGGCCAAGGTCATCTACGACCGTGACGTGAACGGCGTGCTGCGTGCGTACCCCGACACCTGCGTCGGCACCGACTCGCACACCACGATGGTCAACGGCCTGGGCGTGCTCGGCTGGGGCGTCGGCGGCATCGAGGCCGAGGCCGCGATGCTCGGCCAGCCCGTGTCGATGCTGATCCCGCGCGTCGTCGGCTTCAAGCTGTCCGGCGAGATCCCGGCCGGTGTCACGGCGACAGACGTCGTCCTCACCATCACCGACCTGCTGCGCAAGCACGGCGTCGTCGGCAAGTTCGTCGAATTCTACGGCGAGGGCGTGGCATCCGTGCCGCTTGCGAACCGCGCCACGATCGGCAACATGTCGCCCGAGTTCGGCTCTACGGCCGCGATCTTCCCGATCGACGACGTCACGCTCGACTACCTGCGTCTGACCGGTCGCAGCGACGAGGCCGTCGCGCTCGTCGAGGCGTATGCCAAGGAGCAGAAGCTCTGGCACGATGCCTCCCACGAGCCCACCTTCAGCGAGTACCTCGAGCTCGACCTCGGCACCGTCGTGCCGTCGATCGCCGGCCCGAAGCGCCCGCAGGATCGCATCCTCCTCTCCGAGGCGAAGACGCAGTTCGAGCACGACATCCTCTCCTACGCCTCCGCATCGACCTCGGACTCCGTGGTCGACCTCGAGTCGAAGCACTCGTTCCCGGCGTCCGACCCGGGTTCCGTCCCCGGTGAAGAGGAGCCCACGACGACCCGACCGGTGCACATCAACAGCGGCGCACCGGCCAATGCGTCCAAGCCCGTGCCGGTCACCACGCCCTCGGGTGAGAAGTACATCCTCGACAACGGTGCGGTGACGCTCGCGGCCATCACGTCGTGCACGAACACCTCCAACCCGTCCGTCATGATCGCTGCAGGTCTCGTCGCCCGCAAGGCGCTCGAGAAGGGCCTCAAGCAGAAGCCGTGGGTCAAGACGACGCTCGGCCCCGGCTCGAAGGTCGTCACGGACTACTACGAGAAGTCCGGACTCGACAAGGACCTCGAGGGCCTGGGCTTCTACACCGTCGGCTACGGCTGCACGATCTGCATCGGCAACTCGGGTCCGCTGATCGAAGAGGTCTCCGCGGCCATCAACGACCACGACCTCGCGGTGACCGCCGTGCTCTCGGGAAACCGCAACTTCGAGGGTCGCATCAGCCCCGACGTGAAGATGAACTACCTCGCCAGCCCGCCGCTGGTCATCGCGTATGCACTGGCAGGGTCGATGCACTTCGACTTCGAGAACGACGCGCTCGGCAAGGGTACGGACGGCGAGGACGTGTTCCTGAAGGACATCTGGCCCACCCCGGCCGAGGTCCAGGAGCTGGTCGACTCGTCGATCTCGCGTGAGCAGTTCATCAAGCAGTACGCCACCGTCTTCGACGGCGACGAGCGCTGGCGCAGCCTGCCCACCCCGGACGACGACATCTTCCAGTGGGACGAGAACTCGACCTACGTGCGCAAGGCGCCCTACTTCGACGGCATGACGATGGAGCTCACCCCGGTGCGCGACATCGAGGGCGCGCGCGTCATGGCGACCCTCGGCGACTCGGTCACCACCGACCACATCTCGCCCGCCGGAAACATCAAGGCAGGCACGCCCGCCGCTCAGTACCTCACCGAGCACGGTGTGGACCGCAAGGACTTCAACTCCTTCGGTTCGCGTCGAGGCAACCACGAGGTCATGATCCGCGGAACGTTCGCCAACATCCGTCTGAAGAACATGATGGTCTCGGCCGTCAACGACGGTCAGGTCGTCGAGGGTGGATACACCCGCGACTTCACCCAGGCGGGCGGCCCGCAGTCGTACATCTACGACGCGAGCATGAACTACCAGGAGCAGGGCACCCCGCTCGTCATCTTCGGTGGCAAGGAGTACGGCTCCGGCTCGTCGCGTGACTGGGCGGCCAAGGGCACGAGCCTGCTGGGCGTCAAGGCGGTCATCACCGAGAGCTTCGAGCGCATCCACCGCTCGAACCTGATCGGCATGGGCGTCGTCCCGCTGCAGTTCCCGGCCGGCGAGAGCTGGGAGTCGCTGGGTCTCGACGGAACCGAGGTCGTCTCGATCACGGGTCTCGAGGAGCTCAACAACGGCACCACCCCGAAGACGGTCCGTGTGACCGCCGCCCCGACCGATGACTCGCCCGAGGGCAAGCAGGTCGTCGAGTTCGACGCGGTCGTCCGCATCGACACCCCCGGTGAGGCGGACTACTACCGCAACGGCGGCATCCTGCAGTACGTGCTGCGTTCGCTGGTCTGA
- a CDS encoding DUF3159 domain-containing protein: MTTPAPEPEREQTASDIVGAALGGAARRAGLDPTESGATHKVVWSAIGGWRGILESVLPSLAFVVLFTIRPEPLILPLGVSVGLAAVFTLVRLVQKSPPSAAIGGLVAAAAAAALALWTGRGEDNFVPGLITNAVYGTAMLVSALIGWSLIGLAVGFLMGEGTAWRGDRRKRRAFFWLGVSWAALFFARLAVQLPLYLAGDVTALGTLKLIMGLPLFAPLIAVTWLVVRALYPRASDAEAPVQS, translated from the coding sequence GTGACCACCCCGGCCCCGGAGCCCGAGCGCGAGCAGACCGCTTCCGACATCGTCGGCGCGGCGCTCGGCGGCGCCGCTCGGCGCGCAGGGCTCGACCCGACCGAGAGCGGTGCGACCCACAAGGTGGTCTGGTCCGCGATCGGCGGGTGGCGCGGCATCCTCGAGTCCGTCCTCCCGAGCCTCGCGTTCGTCGTCCTCTTCACGATTCGCCCCGAGCCGCTGATCCTCCCTCTGGGAGTGTCCGTCGGGCTCGCCGCCGTGTTCACCCTCGTGCGGCTGGTGCAGAAGTCCCCGCCGTCCGCGGCCATCGGCGGTCTGGTGGCCGCTGCGGCCGCTGCGGCATTGGCGCTCTGGACGGGGCGAGGTGAGGACAACTTCGTCCCCGGCCTGATCACGAACGCCGTGTACGGCACGGCGATGCTCGTCTCCGCGCTGATCGGATGGTCGCTCATCGGCCTCGCTGTCGGGTTCCTGATGGGGGAGGGCACCGCCTGGCGCGGTGACCGCCGCAAGCGCCGGGCCTTCTTCTGGCTCGGAGTCTCCTGGGCCGCATTGTTCTTCGCGCGACTGGCGGTGCAGCTCCCGCTGTACCTCGCCGGCGATGTCACGGCGCTCGGCACGCTCAAGCTCATCATGGGTCTTCCGCTGTTCGCACCGCTGATCGCGGTCACGTGGCTCGTCGTGCGCGCGCTCTACCCGCGCGCGTCGGATGCCGAGGCACCTGTCCAGTCGTGA
- a CDS encoding DUF3710 domain-containing protein: MTDNNATPSKSAPDDRATQGPFDDSEANPVRPYIDLGGIKILPREGLNLRLEVEEQSKRIVAVGLDYADSSLQVQPFAAPRSGGLWDETRVQLRDQVRGQGGRVEERDGPLGKELLAEVPAAANEGSELRLARFIGIDGPRWFLRGVIGGAAASDLEAAAKVEDLFRSIVVVRGGAPMPPRDLIPLKMPATPGSA, encoded by the coding sequence ATGACTGACAACAACGCGACTCCCTCGAAGTCGGCCCCGGACGACCGGGCGACGCAGGGTCCCTTCGACGACTCCGAGGCGAACCCCGTGCGCCCGTACATCGACCTCGGCGGAATCAAGATCCTTCCGCGCGAAGGACTGAATCTCCGCCTGGAGGTCGAGGAGCAGTCCAAGCGCATCGTCGCTGTCGGTCTCGACTACGCCGACTCCTCGCTGCAGGTGCAGCCCTTCGCCGCACCGCGCTCCGGCGGGCTGTGGGATGAGACGCGAGTGCAGCTGCGCGACCAGGTGCGCGGCCAGGGCGGTCGCGTGGAGGAGCGGGACGGTCCTCTCGGCAAAGAACTGCTCGCCGAAGTGCCGGCGGCCGCGAACGAGGGCTCGGAGCTGCGGCTCGCCCGGTTCATCGGCATCGACGGTCCTCGCTGGTTCCTTCGCGGCGTGATCGGCGGCGCTGCCGCCTCCGATCTCGAAGCCGCGGCGAAGGTCGAGGACCTCTTCCGGTCTATCGTGGTCGTCCGCGGTGGGGCTCCGATGCCTCCGCGCGACCTGATCCCGCTGAAGATGCCCGCGACTCCCGGCTCCGCGTGA
- the dut gene encoding dUTP diphosphatase, protein MTDSVDVPIIASVVPGYAHPGDAGADLVAAEAVHLAPGERALVATGVRIALPEGYAAFVVPRSGLAAKHGISIVNSPGTVDAGYRGEIKVSLINTDSRSAYDVAVGDRIAQLIVMPVTRATFIPVEELPDSVRGEGGFGSTGYQAGSHSPSAGQAND, encoded by the coding sequence GTGACTGATTCCGTTGATGTCCCCATTATCGCCTCTGTGGTGCCCGGTTACGCGCACCCCGGCGACGCCGGAGCCGATCTGGTGGCGGCGGAGGCCGTTCACCTCGCCCCGGGGGAGCGAGCCCTCGTAGCGACGGGCGTGCGCATCGCGCTGCCCGAGGGATACGCGGCATTCGTGGTGCCACGCAGCGGTCTCGCCGCCAAGCACGGCATCTCGATCGTCAACTCGCCCGGCACGGTGGATGCCGGATACCGCGGCGAGATCAAGGTGAGCCTGATCAACACCGACAGCCGCAGCGCGTACGATGTGGCCGTCGGCGACCGCATCGCGCAGCTGATCGTCATGCCCGTGACGCGAGCCACGTTCATCCCGGTCGAGGAGCTGCCCGACAGCGTCCGCGGCGAGGGTGGCTTCGGTTCGACCGGCTACCAGGCAGGATCCCATTCCCCTTCGGCAGGACAGGCCAATGACTGA
- a CDS encoding DUF3093 domain-containing protein, producing MQNIAPDARTRYRERLSPSLWLLVTVALAGPMVALIFVPVGSTIALIVGAVVSTLLVIAFIALTPVVSVEGDVLRAGRAHIETRHLGTPTALTGEEARHARGPGLPAHGWHLIRGGVDGVVVVPNIDPDDPVDAWTVSTRTPDRLAAAILASRA from the coding sequence ATGCAGAACATCGCTCCTGACGCGCGGACCCGCTACCGCGAGAGACTGTCGCCCAGCCTGTGGCTGCTGGTGACGGTCGCACTCGCGGGCCCGATGGTCGCCCTCATCTTCGTCCCGGTCGGCTCCACGATCGCTCTGATCGTCGGCGCCGTCGTCTCGACACTGCTCGTGATCGCGTTCATCGCCCTCACGCCCGTGGTGTCGGTCGAGGGCGACGTCCTGCGCGCGGGACGGGCGCACATCGAGACTCGGCACCTCGGCACCCCGACTGCGCTGACCGGCGAGGAGGCGCGCCACGCGCGCGGCCCCGGACTGCCTGCCCACGGGTGGCACCTCATCCGCGGCGGCGTGGACGGCGTGGTCGTGGTCCCCAACATCGACCCGGATGACCCGGTCGACGCCTGGACCGTCTCGACCAGGACGCCGGACCGCCTCGCGGCGGCGATCCTCGCCTCCCGGGCCTGA
- a CDS encoding DUF4193 domain-containing protein, with protein sequence MATDYDAPRKSEDDSESIEALKERVPDKSSGSSGDEDADNPSSFDLPGADLSDLELDVVVLPAQQDEFTCMNCFLVKHRSQLDHEGSSGPICKECAA encoded by the coding sequence ATGGCAACCGACTACGACGCTCCCCGCAAGAGTGAAGACGACTCCGAGTCGATCGAAGCCCTCAAGGAGCGTGTGCCGGACAAGAGCTCCGGCTCTTCGGGAGACGAGGATGCGGACAACCCGTCCAGCTTCGATCTTCCCGGAGCCGATCTTTCCGACCTCGAGCTCGATGTCGTCGTGCTGCCCGCGCAGCAGGACGAATTCACCTGCATGAACTGCTTCCTGGTGAAGCACCGTTCTCAGCTCGATCACGAGGGCTCCTCCGGCCCCATCTGCAAGGAGTGCGCCGCCTGA